One Parasphingorhabdus cellanae genomic region harbors:
- the coaE gene encoding dephospho-CoA kinase (Dephospho-CoA kinase (CoaE) performs the final step in coenzyme A biosynthesis.): MTGPMIIGLTGSIGMGKSTVAQMFADEGVPVFDADAAVHILQGPGGALVEDIEALFPGTTNEKGVDRQKLGAAVLGNAEALKKLEAIIHPAVGAMRSEFMQANRDAPMILFDIPLLFEKTGKKAVDYVIVVSATAEDQRDRVLNRSGMTAEKFETIKALQMPDEEKRKRADFIINTSQPLDKTRQQVQNTIEKLKASLA, from the coding sequence ATGACTGGACCGATGATCATTGGCCTGACCGGATCAATCGGCATGGGCAAATCAACCGTAGCCCAAATGTTTGCCGATGAAGGCGTGCCGGTTTTTGACGCCGATGCTGCGGTTCACATTTTGCAGGGACCTGGCGGCGCGCTGGTAGAGGATATTGAAGCTCTGTTTCCTGGCACCACGAACGAAAAGGGTGTGGATCGGCAAAAGCTTGGTGCCGCCGTGCTCGGCAATGCGGAGGCGCTGAAAAAGCTTGAAGCCATTATTCATCCGGCCGTTGGCGCGATGCGGTCCGAATTTATGCAAGCGAATCGGGATGCACCGATGATTCTCTTTGATATCCCGCTTCTGTTTGAAAAAACTGGTAAAAAAGCAGTCGACTATGTCATTGTGGTGTCTGCGACGGCAGAGGATCAACGCGACCGTGTGTTAAACCGTTCCGGCATGACGGCGGAGAAGTTTGAGACAATCAAGGCCCTGCAAATGCCGGATGAAGAAAAGCGCAAGCGGGCTGATTTTATCATCAATACATCGCAGCCGTTGGATAAAACGCGGCAGCAGGTGCAAAATACAATAGAAAAATTAAAAGCTTCCCTTGCGTAA
- a CDS encoding ankyrin repeat domain-containing protein, whose product MFMFWGNSKISPAKDANVEKSSIKNFFVGLMVMCSLAIPHAATAQFSSSYNFLKAVKDRDGTEATKFLNQPGTVIVNTRDVSTGETALHIVMARRDATWAGFLLQKGANPNLRDKQGTTPLMLATQLRFVEGAKILLAKNADVNQTNNQGETALIRAVQLRDSEMTRLLLKNGADPDRPDTLAGLSARDYATRDRRAASILNEIEKADAEKKPESEGRFFGPEG is encoded by the coding sequence ATGTTTATGTTTTGGGGCAACAGTAAAATATCACCGGCAAAAGATGCCAACGTGGAAAAGAGCAGTATCAAGAACTTTTTTGTTGGTCTCATGGTCATGTGCTCCTTGGCTATTCCTCACGCGGCCACTGCACAATTTTCCAGCAGCTATAATTTCCTGAAAGCGGTTAAAGACCGTGATGGAACCGAGGCCACGAAATTTTTGAACCAACCGGGAACCGTGATTGTCAACACCAGGGATGTATCCACTGGCGAGACGGCACTACACATCGTAATGGCACGCCGTGATGCTACTTGGGCAGGCTTTTTGTTGCAAAAGGGCGCTAACCCTAATCTCCGGGACAAGCAGGGAACAACCCCGCTAATGCTGGCCACGCAATTGCGTTTCGTTGAAGGCGCAAAAATCCTTCTGGCCAAAAATGCCGATGTCAATCAGACCAACAATCAAGGCGAAACGGCTTTGATCCGCGCGGTGCAGCTACGAGATTCAGAAATGACGCGGCTGTTGCTGAAGAACGGCGCTGACCCGGATCGCCCTGACACCTTGGCCGGACTTTCTGCCCGTGACTACGCCACACGTGATCGTCGTGCTGCCTCTATATTAAACGAGATTGAAAAAGCGGATGCGGAGAAAAAACCGGAGAGCGAAGGACGGTTTTTCGGACCAGAGGGTTAG
- the hpf gene encoding ribosome hibernation-promoting factor, HPF/YfiA family, translating to MEIRVSGHQVDTGDALQSHVDDRMNAIAAKYFPKALSSHATFGKAPHNHFQCDIVSHIMTGLMLKSEARAGDAHQAFEQAADKIEKQLRRYMRRLNDHHVQAQYAAKQEEAAYRVFDVGDEEVEAESNSEAPAIIAETSTDIPEASVSDAVMMMDLRNTSALLFKNAGTGSHNMVYRRTDGTIGWVEPQK from the coding sequence ATGGAAATTCGTGTTTCAGGACATCAGGTGGACACCGGCGACGCTCTCCAAAGCCATGTTGACGATCGAATGAATGCGATAGCTGCAAAATATTTTCCCAAGGCCCTTTCCAGCCATGCGACTTTTGGCAAAGCGCCCCATAATCATTTTCAATGCGATATTGTTTCCCACATTATGACCGGCCTGATGCTGAAATCAGAGGCGCGGGCTGGCGATGCCCATCAGGCGTTTGAGCAGGCGGCAGACAAGATTGAAAAGCAACTGCGCCGCTACATGCGCCGCCTCAACGACCATCATGTGCAAGCGCAATATGCCGCCAAACAGGAAGAGGCAGCTTACCGCGTGTTCGACGTTGGGGATGAAGAGGTTGAGGCGGAATCCAATTCCGAAGCACCGGCTATCATTGCTGAAACGAGCACGGATATTCCAGAGGCAAGCGTTTCCGACGCCGTGATGATGATGGATTTGCGTAATACCAGCGCGCTATTGTTCAAAAATGCTGGAACTGGATCGCATAATATGGTTTATCGCCGAACAGACGGCACTATTGGCTGGGTCGAACCGCAGAAATAG
- a CDS encoding SCO family protein — translation MNKFLSVFSAFLLVSLATGCNPASSENAKTEAPLAGAKIGGSFTLTNQDGGLTSDDDFKGQYRIIYFGYSYCPDVCPVDLANLMNGLTLAEKADPALADKVQPIFITIDPERDGPEQLKQYVDNFHPRLIGLTGSVDAIAAVAKKYLIIYNKRESPGFSEYLVDHSRQGYLFGPEGEPIALLPFDGTPQQIADEIKRWMK, via the coding sequence ATGAACAAATTTCTATCCGTTTTCTCAGCCTTTCTTCTAGTGTCGCTGGCGACGGGCTGCAACCCGGCTTCTTCGGAAAATGCTAAAACAGAAGCGCCGCTGGCTGGCGCCAAAATTGGCGGAAGCTTTACGCTGACCAATCAGGATGGCGGGCTAACGTCCGATGACGATTTTAAGGGCCAGTATCGCATCATATATTTCGGTTATAGCTATTGTCCCGATGTTTGTCCGGTTGATCTTGCCAACCTGATGAATGGTCTCACATTGGCCGAAAAGGCGGATCCGGCGCTCGCGGATAAGGTGCAGCCGATTTTTATCACCATCGATCCCGAACGCGACGGCCCTGAACAACTCAAGCAATATGTAGATAATTTCCATCCGCGCCTAATCGGACTGACAGGCAGCGTTGACGCTATTGCAGCCGTCGCCAAGAAATATCTGATCATTTATAATAAACGCGAAAGCCCGGGCTTTAGCGAATATCTCGTCGACCATAGTCGGCAAGGCTATCTTTTTGGACCGGAAGGTGAACCAATTGCACTTCTTCCTTTTGACGGAACGCCGCAACAAATTGCCGATGAAATCAAGCGGTGGATGAAATAG
- the aroE gene encoding shikimate dehydrogenase has product MTNKLPYAEVIGDPIAHSKSPIIHKFWLEKLAINADYRMFHVKPDELGDYIASRRDDLNWQGCNVTLPHKLAVMDHVSDPGEIRASIGAMNTIARTESGDLFGTNTDAGGFYAPIAEVPLTGQDVVVIGAGGAAQAVLFALSRIDVGSVTMINRNVLKASALLARFGLKGQALEHGSVLPAARLLINSSALGMTGQDELTIDLGGLPDDAIVYDLVYTPIKTKLLKAAKARGLDTVDGLSMLIGQAAVAFEIFFGQAPPLEHDEELRKLLLA; this is encoded by the coding sequence ATGACCAATAAACTCCCTTATGCCGAAGTAATTGGAGATCCGATTGCCCATAGCAAGTCGCCAATCATCCATAAATTCTGGCTTGAGAAATTGGCTATTAATGCCGATTATCGGATGTTCCACGTGAAACCCGATGAGCTGGGGGATTATATCGCCAGTCGCCGTGATGACCTCAATTGGCAGGGCTGCAATGTGACACTCCCTCATAAACTGGCGGTGATGGATCATGTTTCTGATCCGGGAGAAATTCGGGCGTCTATCGGAGCAATGAACACTATCGCACGGACCGAAAGCGGCGATCTTTTTGGTACAAATACGGATGCCGGGGGTTTTTACGCGCCGATAGCGGAGGTGCCGCTGACCGGTCAGGATGTGGTTGTCATTGGTGCCGGTGGTGCGGCCCAAGCGGTATTATTCGCCTTGTCCCGCATTGATGTAGGATCTGTCACGATGATTAATCGCAATGTCTTGAAGGCGTCGGCTTTGTTAGCGCGCTTTGGGCTCAAAGGACAGGCTTTGGAACATGGTTCTGTCTTGCCCGCTGCCCGGCTGCTGATCAATTCCAGCGCACTCGGTATGACAGGACAGGATGAGTTAACAATCGATTTGGGCGGACTGCCTGATGACGCGATTGTCTATGACCTTGTCTATACACCAATTAAAACGAAGCTGCTCAAAGCCGCTAAAGCACGGGGTCTCGACACGGTGGATGGATTATCCATGTTGATTGGACAAGCCGCAGTGGCCTTTGAAATTTTCTTCGGTCAGGCACCACCACTGGAACATGACGAAGAACTTAGAAAGCTGCTTCTGGCATGA
- the dnaQ gene encoding DNA polymerase III subunit epsilon yields MREIIFDTETTGFDPQSGDRMVEIGCIEMIDRVETGNSFHCYYNPQRPMPKAAEEVHGLSDIFLSDKKLFSAGADELLEFLGEANLVAHNAQFDFNFLNAELVLCGKNPISQFRMVDTLAIAKVKHPGAKLSLDALCSRYGIDRSHRVKHGALLDAELLTQLYIELTGGRQIGLSLADDKVDSGSDKRQPSRKEAALRRQFIAPRPHSASAEELAHHAAFMEGIEDPLWAKT; encoded by the coding sequence ATGCGAGAGATAATTTTCGACACTGAAACCACCGGATTTGACCCTCAAAGCGGCGACCGGATGGTTGAGATCGGCTGTATTGAAATGATCGACCGAGTCGAAACCGGCAACAGTTTCCATTGCTATTATAATCCGCAGCGTCCCATGCCGAAAGCGGCAGAGGAAGTGCATGGGCTTTCCGATATTTTTCTGTCTGACAAAAAACTATTTTCCGCTGGCGCAGACGAATTGTTGGAATTTCTCGGCGAGGCCAATCTGGTCGCGCACAATGCACAATTTGATTTTAACTTCCTCAATGCCGAACTGGTTTTGTGCGGCAAAAATCCGATTTCGCAATTTCGTATGGTCGATACACTAGCCATTGCCAAAGTGAAGCATCCCGGCGCCAAATTGTCCCTTGACGCGCTATGTAGCCGCTATGGTATTGACCGTAGCCACCGCGTCAAACACGGGGCTCTGCTTGATGCAGAATTGCTAACCCAACTTTATATAGAATTGACCGGCGGCCGTCAGATCGGCCTGAGTCTAGCGGACGATAAAGTAGATTCTGGATCCGATAAGCGGCAACCGTCACGAAAAGAAGCGGCGCTGCGCCGCCAATTTATTGCACCGCGGCCACATAGCGCCAGCGCGGAAGAGCTGGCGCATCACGCCGCTTTCATGGAAGGGATAGAAGACCCGCTTTGGGCCAAAACTTGA
- a CDS encoding pyruvate, water dikinase regulatory protein, translating to MNRLHLHMLSDSTGETLENIAKAALAQFDGVEIIKHFWPMVRSETHLNRILVEVADNPGLVIFTLVNSDIRARLERECRHLGLPVVPALDTVTDALSNMLGQEAKARPGRQHILDAAYFARVEAIQFTIAHDDGIGWENWEEADIVLAGVSRTSKTPTSIYLANRGYKTANIPIVPESPPPEALYRLKNPLVVGLVAGASRLVQVRRNRLLSLNQAPETDYVDEEKVKAEIQYARRMFADNAWPTIDVTRRSIEESAAAIINFYNERHTELKEKSAIDE from the coding sequence ATGAATCGTTTACATCTTCACATGCTGTCCGACTCCACTGGTGAGACGCTGGAGAATATCGCTAAAGCGGCGTTGGCGCAATTTGATGGGGTCGAAATCATCAAGCATTTCTGGCCGATGGTGCGCTCCGAAACGCATTTGAACCGGATATTGGTCGAGGTGGCGGATAATCCCGGTCTGGTGATCTTTACGTTGGTCAACAGTGATATCAGAGCGCGGCTGGAGCGGGAATGCCGTCATTTGGGACTTCCTGTTGTTCCGGCGCTCGACACAGTTACCGATGCTTTGTCCAATATGCTCGGCCAAGAGGCGAAAGCACGTCCGGGCCGGCAACATATATTGGATGCGGCCTATTTTGCCCGGGTCGAGGCGATCCAATTCACCATTGCCCATGATGACGGTATTGGCTGGGAGAATTGGGAGGAGGCGGATATAGTCCTGGCCGGCGTATCACGAACATCCAAAACACCAACATCCATCTATCTCGCCAATCGCGGCTACAAGACCGCCAATATCCCAATCGTTCCGGAATCACCGCCGCCTGAGGCTCTTTACCGGTTAAAAAATCCGTTGGTTGTCGGTTTGGTCGCCGGGGCAAGCCGGTTAGTTCAGGTGCGGCGTAACCGATTACTATCGCTTAATCAGGCACCCGAAACCGACTATGTCGATGAGGAAAAGGTGAAGGCAGAAATCCAATATGCGCGGCGGATGTTTGCTGACAATGCCTGGCCGACGATCGATGTGACCCGGCGCTCGATTGAGGAGTCCGCTGCGGCCATCATCAATTTTTACAATGAACGCCATACAGAGTTGAAGGAAAAGAGTGCCATTGATGAGTGA
- a CDS encoding Maf family protein: MLILASQSKARRAMLEAAGVTIEALAPNVDEDALKDGLRADGVTARNLADALAEAKAVRLSRRIGVALVLGGDQVLALEDGAMLDKPSSPNDAKAHLRLLSGKKHKLFSAAVIADQGSPVWRHIDIATLTMRSLSGAFIDSYVDAEWDNIRHCVGCYEIEGRGAQLFSDIRGSQFTIMGLPLLHLLDYLRVRGVIPS, from the coding sequence ATGCTGATTTTAGCCTCCCAGAGCAAAGCGCGCCGGGCCATGCTGGAAGCGGCTGGGGTGACGATCGAAGCGCTGGCACCCAATGTCGATGAAGACGCGTTGAAAGACGGCTTGCGGGCCGATGGTGTAACCGCGCGAAATCTGGCTGACGCTTTGGCTGAAGCGAAGGCGGTGCGACTGTCTCGGCGTATCGGGGTGGCGCTGGTATTGGGCGGTGATCAGGTTCTCGCTTTGGAAGATGGCGCAATGCTCGACAAGCCGTCTAGTCCAAATGATGCAAAAGCCCATTTGCGGCTCTTGTCCGGCAAAAAGCATAAATTATTCAGCGCTGCGGTGATCGCGGATCAGGGGTCGCCCGTCTGGCGGCATATTGATATCGCAACCTTGACGATGCGCAGTTTGAGCGGCGCGTTTATCGATAGCTATGTCGATGCAGAATGGGATAATATCCGCCATTGTGTGGGATGCTACGAGATTGAAGGGCGCGGGGCGCAGCTTTTTTCCGACATTAGAGGGAGTCAATTTACGATCATGGGTCTGCCGCTTCTCCACTTACTAGACTATTTAAGGGTCAGAGGGGTGATACCATCATGA
- a CDS encoding YcgN family cysteine cluster protein gives MDSKAPFWEQPLDKLDRAQWEALCDGCGKCCLLKAEDEDDGQIYMTNIACKMLDMQSAQCSDYRRRRFYVPDCVRLTRSKLDTFSWLPDSCAYKRRARDLPLPEWHYLISGDRETIHETGNSIRGKVITEVEAGPIEQHILDEPL, from the coding sequence ATAGATAGCAAGGCTCCTTTTTGGGAACAGCCGCTCGACAAGCTGGATCGCGCGCAATGGGAGGCTTTGTGCGATGGATGCGGAAAATGTTGTTTGCTGAAAGCGGAAGATGAGGATGATGGTCAAATTTATATGACCAATATTGCTTGCAAGATGCTGGATATGCAGAGCGCGCAGTGCAGTGATTATCGCCGCCGCCGTTTTTATGTACCAGATTGTGTCCGATTGACGCGCAGCAAGCTTGATACATTTTCCTGGTTGCCTGACAGTTGTGCGTATAAGCGGCGTGCGCGGGACCTCCCCCTCCCTGAATGGCATTATCTGATTTCCGGTGACCGCGAGACCATTCACGAGACGGGAAATTCTATTCGCGGAAAGGTTATTACGGAGGTGGAAGCTGGGCCGATTGAACAGCATATTCTCGATGAACCGCTCTAG
- a CDS encoding DUF1491 family protein, which produces MIEPRLSAEMIVQSLIRKVNQEGGFGAVIRKGDRISGAILIICIEKGKDPRLLEKMPSLDGPAIWQVIWPQDIEKEQVLDDYLERRTGFDPDLWLIELDIPDAERLIAQMT; this is translated from the coding sequence ATGATCGAACCGCGGCTGTCTGCGGAGATGATTGTGCAGTCTTTGATCCGGAAAGTGAATCAGGAAGGCGGCTTTGGGGCGGTGATTCGAAAGGGCGACCGGATTTCTGGCGCGATCCTGATAATATGCATCGAAAAGGGTAAAGATCCGCGCCTTCTGGAGAAAATGCCGAGTCTCGACGGTCCAGCAATTTGGCAAGTGATTTGGCCGCAAGACATTGAAAAAGAACAAGTTTTGGATGATTATTTAGAACGCAGAACTGGTTTTGATCCCGATTTATGGTTAATTGAACTGGACATCCCGGATGCGGAACGACTCATCGCTCAAATGACCTGA
- a CDS encoding MmcB family DNA repair protein, producing MGLILSEKDKRLSFVLFMFYSSFMMMEPNDSPSPAAALAPNPGQMTEKTDVLSGAAAVARGVARLFSRHDIMVLSEVSLPNRRRADLMGVDAKGQIVIVEIKVARADLLGDDKWTEYLDFCDRFYWAVPGELDASPLERPDFLPERAGLIIADAYDAEMVRSAATNALSPARRKAETMRLARRSMQRLSAVNGWIDPQAREFY from the coding sequence ATGGGTTTGATACTGTCCGAAAAAGATAAGCGCCTTTCTTTTGTTCTTTTTATGTTCTACTCTTCCTTCATGATGATGGAACCTAATGATTCGCCTTCCCCCGCTGCTGCTTTGGCCCCTAATCCCGGACAGATGACGGAGAAGACCGATGTTTTAAGCGGGGCAGCTGCCGTTGCTCGCGGCGTCGCCAGGCTTTTTTCCAGGCACGATATCATGGTGTTATCCGAGGTCAGTTTACCGAACAGAAGGCGCGCAGACTTGATGGGCGTCGATGCCAAAGGCCAGATTGTGATCGTGGAGATAAAAGTCGCGCGAGCGGATTTGTTGGGTGACGATAAATGGACTGAATATCTCGATTTTTGTGACCGGTTCTATTGGGCTGTCCCTGGTGAACTGGATGCCTCACCGCTGGAGCGTCCCGATTTCCTGCCGGAAAGGGCGGGTTTGATTATCGCAGATGCCTATGACGCAGAAATGGTCCGGTCAGCTGCTACCAATGCATTATCGCCAGCACGCAGAAAGGCCGAAACGATGAGGCTGGCGCGGCGATCAATGCAGCGGCTTTCTGCGGTTAACGGCTGGATCGATCCGCAAGCACGGGAATTTTATTGA
- a CDS encoding cell wall hydrolase, producing the protein MSKIFKTASVVSLAFSAVAALAVTDASFALEANDDTPEMEIVIDPDMLDSDENTPGFETVIFGEQQEVVSEIPQDVIDADREANEERAAVETVDFTNDGASSLRQLVKQQSVDGALSEEMQCLAGTVYFESKGETLAGQLAVARVVMARAASSRFPDSLCGVVYQRKQFSFIRGGKMPRINKGHRHWRNAVAIAKIAMNDGWKSPVEGALFFHARYVSPGWRLKRMATIDNHIFYR; encoded by the coding sequence ATGAGTAAAATTTTTAAAACTGCGAGCGTGGTTTCGCTTGCATTCTCTGCGGTCGCCGCTCTCGCAGTAACCGATGCATCATTCGCATTAGAAGCGAATGATGATACACCCGAGATGGAAATCGTAATCGATCCGGACATGCTGGATTCCGATGAGAATACACCCGGTTTCGAAACGGTAATTTTTGGCGAACAGCAGGAAGTTGTTTCCGAAATCCCGCAGGATGTCATTGACGCTGATCGTGAAGCTAACGAAGAGCGGGCTGCAGTCGAGACGGTTGATTTCACGAATGATGGCGCCAGTTCGCTGCGTCAGCTCGTAAAACAGCAATCTGTAGACGGCGCGCTGAGCGAAGAAATGCAGTGCCTCGCTGGAACCGTGTACTTTGAATCCAAAGGTGAAACGCTCGCCGGCCAGCTTGCCGTAGCACGTGTGGTCATGGCGCGGGCCGCATCTTCACGCTTTCCGGATAGTCTTTGTGGCGTTGTTTATCAGCGCAAGCAATTTTCTTTCATCCGAGGCGGTAAAATGCCGCGGATTAACAAAGGCCACCGGCATTGGCGCAATGCTGTAGCGATTGCCAAAATCGCGATGAATGACGGCTGGAAGAGCCCTGTTGAAGGCGCTTTGTTTTTCCATGCGCGCTACGTATCGCCTGGTTGGCGGCTGAAGCGCATGGCAACGATTGATAATCATATATTCTATCGGTGA
- a CDS encoding PaaI family thioesterase, with protein MASETDPEQAPDGSHEHFRALERLYKEAPINALFESDLEITDRGFARITFAVDERHYHAAGAVHGTSYFKMLDDAAFYAANSLVSDRFLLTTAFNVLFTRPLKSSTVTAEGRWVSGKRRVFVADSRLIDEEGEEIARGTGTFMRSHIPLASLPGYKRDI; from the coding sequence ATGGCTTCGGAGACTGATCCAGAGCAGGCACCAGACGGATCGCACGAACATTTTCGTGCCCTGGAGCGGCTCTACAAAGAAGCGCCCATCAACGCATTGTTTGAATCGGATCTTGAGATCACCGATCGCGGTTTTGCACGCATCACCTTTGCGGTTGATGAGCGGCACTATCACGCAGCGGGTGCTGTGCATGGCACGAGTTATTTTAAAATGCTTGACGATGCGGCCTTTTATGCCGCCAACAGCTTGGTTTCTGACCGATTTCTGCTGACTACGGCCTTCAATGTGCTGTTCACCCGTCCGCTAAAGTCGAGCACCGTGACGGCCGAGGGGCGCTGGGTGAGCGGAAAAAGACGGGTTTTCGTCGCGGATTCGCGGCTTATTGACGAAGAGGGCGAAGAAATTGCCCGCGGGACTGGAACATTTATGCGTTCTCACATTCCGCTCGCTTCTCTTCCTGGTTACAAGCGGGATATATGA
- a CDS encoding M48 family metallopeptidase: MNRSSPRSVSTDQDELEIELAGRFYPLRIRKLRQSRSIAVSADIVKGEVRLTMPRYASTAQALRFAQSKSNWLAGRFADAPPPVPIINGTELAFTGESHFVRWSSNFSRKPLKIDDEIRVGGPEERIEGRVIDWMKDQARSIYADDLSYYCDKAATELPALSIGDARRRWGSCSGRKAIRLSWRLVMAPPMVRRSVVAHEVAHLRHMNHSPAFYTLLDTIFEGERRAADRWLKQHGSALHLIGAPTHNI, translated from the coding sequence ATGAACCGCTCTAGCCCCCGTTCTGTCTCGACAGATCAGGATGAACTGGAAATCGAATTGGCCGGGCGATTTTATCCCCTGCGCATTCGCAAATTGCGGCAATCCCGTTCGATCGCGGTCTCAGCTGATATCGTCAAAGGCGAAGTCCGTCTTACGATGCCCCGCTATGCCAGTACTGCTCAAGCTTTGCGTTTTGCTCAGTCAAAATCCAATTGGCTTGCAGGGCGCTTTGCTGATGCTCCGCCTCCGGTTCCGATTATTAACGGTACCGAACTGGCCTTTACGGGCGAAAGCCACTTTGTTCGTTGGTCCAGTAATTTCAGCCGAAAGCCATTGAAAATAGACGATGAAATAAGAGTTGGCGGTCCAGAAGAACGCATTGAAGGGCGTGTCATCGATTGGATGAAAGATCAGGCGCGATCCATTTATGCCGATGATCTCAGCTATTATTGCGATAAGGCTGCGACTGAATTGCCAGCGCTTTCCATTGGCGATGCGCGGCGGCGTTGGGGAAGTTGTTCCGGGCGCAAGGCTATACGGCTAAGCTGGCGGTTGGTCATGGCCCCGCCCATGGTGCGCCGTTCGGTCGTTGCACATGAAGTCGCCCATTTGCGTCATATGAATCATAGTCCGGCATTCTACACGTTGCTTGATACGATATTTGAGGGCGAACGACGCGCTGCTGACCGTTGGCTTAAGCAGCACGGATCTGCTCTCCATTTAATCGGCGCGCCGACTCACAATATATAA
- a CDS encoding PTS sugar transporter subunit IIA → MKYLSVHIDAAAILASSTAMSKQEIFTTLAEKAAGSYDLDAQMVLDRLNDRESLGSTGFGGSVAIPHARIKQLDHSVGLFIRLAHPVAFDAHDGQDVDLVFGLLSPEQGSADHLKALAEISRFLRNESVVSKLRGANSEDALYVLLTGQQDQQAA, encoded by the coding sequence ATGAAATATTTGTCAGTTCATATCGATGCCGCCGCTATATTGGCGAGTTCTACCGCCATGTCCAAACAAGAGATTTTCACAACCCTGGCCGAAAAAGCAGCAGGTAGCTACGACCTTGATGCTCAGATGGTGCTTGATCGGTTAAATGATCGAGAGTCTCTGGGCTCCACCGGATTTGGTGGTTCGGTCGCCATACCCCACGCCCGGATCAAGCAGCTCGATCATAGTGTTGGGCTCTTCATTCGTCTTGCGCATCCTGTCGCTTTTGATGCCCATGATGGCCAGGACGTTGATCTGGTCTTTGGACTATTATCGCCGGAACAAGGCAGTGCCGATCATCTCAAGGCTCTTGCCGAGATATCCCGCTTCTTACGCAATGAGTCTGTCGTTTCGAAGCTGCGCGGCGCCAATTCAGAAGATGCGCTCTATGTCTTGCTAACTGGACAACAGGACCAGCAAGCAGCTTGA